The Oncorhynchus tshawytscha isolate Ot180627B linkage group LG20, Otsh_v2.0, whole genome shotgun sequence genome has a window encoding:
- the LOC112219861 gene encoding ATP synthase subunit e, mitochondrial — MVPPVAVSPVIKTARWSFLLIGMFYGKQRYDYLKPRAEKERLVEEAEKKIREEQEKIAKALAEASEDTILK; from the exons ATGGTTCCTCCAGTTGCAGTCTCTCCTGTCATCAAG ACGGCCAGGTGGTCATTCTTGCTCATTGGCATGTTTTATGGCAAACAAAGATATG ACTATCTGAAGccaagagcagagaaagagaggcttgTTGAGGAGGCAGAGAAGAAGATCCGAGAGGAGCAAGAGAAAATTGCCAAAGCACTTGCAGAag CCTCTGAAGACACCATCCTGAAATGA
- the fybb gene encoding FYN-binding protein 1 isoform X2 produces the protein MNNKSDVKAITARFNTGGNSTEGTSTGRPKAAVHPTLSSGPPIQPKKPVLETSLSGSAASTAPKPNFLKNTVSTKSAPEVRELPKTKAIASMFESAQEDSQPSAKQYPFKPKPPGPEVSHDAEVKIPLPKPPLQKPSLSSTLSGTKPAFPKPPLCVAKPTWGKDRSSKPDDSGGTPNKLPPSIKPISSIAKMRLQTEDSVAGAVDSTIKPFTPSTTLKPTNFRTAQNAFNRGETLSEEGVKEITKLPLTSSDSCPPKPIASKKPSFTKKPLGHTIPVVGLNPSALTSSSSFPKRNPLPNILALGTAPAKPNRPPRVNLEKFKKGTEASTDGPAGFRKGSVPPPPASHPSNHVGPPLPSNPMAPSLPPRPPGAIIQPDPDENYDDVGLMNNPPSQRNEDSESDEMYEDLDERWESSKEQEKKREREEKKRQVEKKEQKERERKEQETRKKFKLTGPLEVIHRAKARVDSKGSKTDLGLKQGESIDIMRVLDNPEGRWLGRSQDGSYGYVKTESVAIDFDTLKRQGGSTPSQMEHEPEVYDDVDFHNNLSSGIKGPGMVLPPPPEEDGDVYDDLDESSFNVSLSDTRLPPKPRGLSWVLKGFEEWRKGPGSKIEVPPPSQFDQEGNTEQLAEVIDEEIYDDVDVTNFPPTPSISSLPQSKTKDKAEDKDPKKLKKFEKEEKDFRKKFKHDREIQVLYQVTIVSTLANKKWSSKDLPLRPGETVDVIVEPVDNKLICRNEEGKFGYVLTSHIAVEDSDIYDDIGDDCIYDND, from the exons ATG AACAACAAGTCTGATGTGAAGGCCATCACGGCTCGCTTCAACACGGGGGGAAACTCCACAGAGGGCACCTCTACAGGACGTCCCAAAGCTGCAGTGCACCCCACCCTGTCCTCTGGACCCCCCATCCAGCCTAAGAAACCTGTCCTGGAGACCAGCCTATCAGGCAGTGCAGCATCCACCGCGCCCAAACCCAACTTCCTCAAGAACACTGTCTCCACCAAGAGTGCTCCAGAAGTTAGGGAATTGCCCAAAACCAAAGCAATCGCTAGTATGTTTGAAAGTGCCCAAGAGGACAGCCAACCCTCTGCCAAACAGTACCCATTTAAACCCAAACCTCCTGGCCCAGAAGTATCCCATGACGCTGAGGTCAAAATTCCTCTGCCAAAACCCCCTCTCCAGAAGCCCTCTCTGAGCTCGACGCTGTCTGGCACCAAGCCTGCCTTCCCCAAACCACCCCTGTGTGTGGCCAAACCCACCTGGGGCAAAGACAGAAGCTCCAAACCTGACGACAGTGGGGGTACGCCGAACAAATTACCCCCTTCCATAAAACCCATCAGCTCCATTGCAAAGATGCGGCTTCAGACAGAGGATAGTGTGGCTGGCGCTGTGGATTCTACAATCAAACCGTTCACACCAAGCACTACCCTCAAGCCCACAAACTTCAGGACTGCTCAGAATGCATTCAATCGAGGAGAGACACTATCTGAGGAAGGAGTAAAAGAAATAACCAAACTCCCCCTCACCTCCAGTGACTCTTGTCCCCCCAAACCTATAGCCAGTAAGAAACCCAGCTTTACTAAGAAGCCACTGGGCCACACCATTCCAGTTGTGGGGTTGAACCCTTCTGCCCTTACCAGTAGCTCTTCTTTCCCCAAAAGGAACCCACTGCCTAATATCCTGGCACTGGGGACTGCCCCAGCCAAACCCAACCGGCCTCCTAGGGTCAACTTGGAAAAGTTCAAGAAGGGCACAGAGGCTAGTACCGATG GTCCTGCTGGGTTTAGAAAGGGGAGTGTTCCCCCACCTCCTGCCTCTCACCCCAGTAACCATGTGGGCCCACCCCTGCCCTCTAACCCCATGGCCCCTAGCCTGCCACCGCGACCACCAGGAGCCAT AATCCAACCTGATCCAGATGAGAACTATGATGATGTGGGGTTAATGAACAATCCTCCCAGTCAAAGGAATGAG GACAGTGAAAGTGATGAAATGTATGAAGATCTTGATGAAAGATG GGAATCGTCAAAGGAACAAGAGAaaaagcgagagagggaggagaaaaaacGACAGGTGGAAAAGAAAGAACAGAAAGAACGCGAGAGGAAAGAACAGGAGACCAGAAAGAAATTCAAA CTGACTGGTCCACTGGAGGTCATCCACAGGGCCAAGGCCAGAGTGGACAGTAAAGGGAGCAAGACGGACCTGGGGCTGAAGCAGGGAGAGTCTATTGACATCATGCGTGTTTTGGACAACCCAGAGGGCCGCTGGCTGGGAAGGTCACAGGATGGCTCCT ATGGCTATGTGAAGACGGAGTCCGTTGCGATTGACTTTGACACTCTGAAGCGTCAGGGTGGGTCTACACCCAGTCAGATGGAACACGAACCGGAGGTATATGATGACGTGGACTTTCATAATAACCTCAGCAG TGGGATCAAGGGTCCAGGAA TGGTTCTTCCTCCACCACCTGAGGAGGATGGGGACGTatatgatgatctggacgagtCAAGCTTCAACGTCAG CCTCTCGGACACCAGATTGCCTCCTAAACCTCGCGGCCTCTCTTGGGTGTTAAAGGGCTTCGAGGAGTGGAGAAAAGGCCCAGGCAGCAAAATTGA AGTACCTCCACCTTCCCAGTTTGATCAGGAAGGAAATACTG AACAATTGGCTGAGGTCATTGACGAGGAAATCTATGATGATGTGGATGTCACTAACTTCCCTCCGACTCCATCTATCAGcag tcTCCCACAAAGTAAAACCAAGGATAAGGCTGAGGACAAAGATCCTAAAAAGCTAAAGAAATttgagaaggaagagaaggattTCAGAAAGAAGTTCAAG CATGATCGGGAGATCCAGGTATTGTATCAGGTGACCATCGTTTCCACCTTGGCCAATAAGAAGTGGAGCAGTAAAGATCTACCGTTGAGACCTGGGGAGACTGTGGATGTCATCGTTGAGCCTGTAGACAACAAGCTCATCTGCAGGAACGAGGAGGGCAAGT ttgGCTACGTCTTGACCAGCCATATTGCAGTAGA AGATTCTGATATCTATGATGACATTGGTGATG ATTGCATCTACGACAACGACTGA
- the fybb gene encoding FYN-binding protein 1 isoform X1: MQNNKSDVKAITARFNTGGNSTEGTSTGRPKAAVHPTLSSGPPIQPKKPVLETSLSGSAASTAPKPNFLKNTVSTKSAPEVRELPKTKAIASMFESAQEDSQPSAKQYPFKPKPPGPEVSHDAEVKIPLPKPPLQKPSLSSTLSGTKPAFPKPPLCVAKPTWGKDRSSKPDDSGGTPNKLPPSIKPISSIAKMRLQTEDSVAGAVDSTIKPFTPSTTLKPTNFRTAQNAFNRGETLSEEGVKEITKLPLTSSDSCPPKPIASKKPSFTKKPLGHTIPVVGLNPSALTSSSSFPKRNPLPNILALGTAPAKPNRPPRVNLEKFKKGTEASTDGPAGFRKGSVPPPPASHPSNHVGPPLPSNPMAPSLPPRPPGAIIQPDPDENYDDVGLMNNPPSQRNEDSESDEMYEDLDERWESSKEQEKKREREEKKRQVEKKEQKERERKEQETRKKFKLTGPLEVIHRAKARVDSKGSKTDLGLKQGESIDIMRVLDNPEGRWLGRSQDGSYGYVKTESVAIDFDTLKRQGGSTPSQMEHEPEVYDDVDFHNNLSSGIKGPGMVLPPPPEEDGDVYDDLDESSFNVSLSDTRLPPKPRGLSWVLKGFEEWRKGPGSKIEVPPPSQFDQEGNTEQLAEVIDEEIYDDVDVTNFPPTPSISSLPQSKTKDKAEDKDPKKLKKFEKEEKDFRKKFKHDREIQVLYQVTIVSTLANKKWSSKDLPLRPGETVDVIVEPVDNKLICRNEEGKFGYVLTSHIAVEDSDIYDDIGDDCIYDND, translated from the exons ATG CAGAACAACAAGTCTGATGTGAAGGCCATCACGGCTCGCTTCAACACGGGGGGAAACTCCACAGAGGGCACCTCTACAGGACGTCCCAAAGCTGCAGTGCACCCCACCCTGTCCTCTGGACCCCCCATCCAGCCTAAGAAACCTGTCCTGGAGACCAGCCTATCAGGCAGTGCAGCATCCACCGCGCCCAAACCCAACTTCCTCAAGAACACTGTCTCCACCAAGAGTGCTCCAGAAGTTAGGGAATTGCCCAAAACCAAAGCAATCGCTAGTATGTTTGAAAGTGCCCAAGAGGACAGCCAACCCTCTGCCAAACAGTACCCATTTAAACCCAAACCTCCTGGCCCAGAAGTATCCCATGACGCTGAGGTCAAAATTCCTCTGCCAAAACCCCCTCTCCAGAAGCCCTCTCTGAGCTCGACGCTGTCTGGCACCAAGCCTGCCTTCCCCAAACCACCCCTGTGTGTGGCCAAACCCACCTGGGGCAAAGACAGAAGCTCCAAACCTGACGACAGTGGGGGTACGCCGAACAAATTACCCCCTTCCATAAAACCCATCAGCTCCATTGCAAAGATGCGGCTTCAGACAGAGGATAGTGTGGCTGGCGCTGTGGATTCTACAATCAAACCGTTCACACCAAGCACTACCCTCAAGCCCACAAACTTCAGGACTGCTCAGAATGCATTCAATCGAGGAGAGACACTATCTGAGGAAGGAGTAAAAGAAATAACCAAACTCCCCCTCACCTCCAGTGACTCTTGTCCCCCCAAACCTATAGCCAGTAAGAAACCCAGCTTTACTAAGAAGCCACTGGGCCACACCATTCCAGTTGTGGGGTTGAACCCTTCTGCCCTTACCAGTAGCTCTTCTTTCCCCAAAAGGAACCCACTGCCTAATATCCTGGCACTGGGGACTGCCCCAGCCAAACCCAACCGGCCTCCTAGGGTCAACTTGGAAAAGTTCAAGAAGGGCACAGAGGCTAGTACCGATG GTCCTGCTGGGTTTAGAAAGGGGAGTGTTCCCCCACCTCCTGCCTCTCACCCCAGTAACCATGTGGGCCCACCCCTGCCCTCTAACCCCATGGCCCCTAGCCTGCCACCGCGACCACCAGGAGCCAT AATCCAACCTGATCCAGATGAGAACTATGATGATGTGGGGTTAATGAACAATCCTCCCAGTCAAAGGAATGAG GACAGTGAAAGTGATGAAATGTATGAAGATCTTGATGAAAGATG GGAATCGTCAAAGGAACAAGAGAaaaagcgagagagggaggagaaaaaacGACAGGTGGAAAAGAAAGAACAGAAAGAACGCGAGAGGAAAGAACAGGAGACCAGAAAGAAATTCAAA CTGACTGGTCCACTGGAGGTCATCCACAGGGCCAAGGCCAGAGTGGACAGTAAAGGGAGCAAGACGGACCTGGGGCTGAAGCAGGGAGAGTCTATTGACATCATGCGTGTTTTGGACAACCCAGAGGGCCGCTGGCTGGGAAGGTCACAGGATGGCTCCT ATGGCTATGTGAAGACGGAGTCCGTTGCGATTGACTTTGACACTCTGAAGCGTCAGGGTGGGTCTACACCCAGTCAGATGGAACACGAACCGGAGGTATATGATGACGTGGACTTTCATAATAACCTCAGCAG TGGGATCAAGGGTCCAGGAA TGGTTCTTCCTCCACCACCTGAGGAGGATGGGGACGTatatgatgatctggacgagtCAAGCTTCAACGTCAG CCTCTCGGACACCAGATTGCCTCCTAAACCTCGCGGCCTCTCTTGGGTGTTAAAGGGCTTCGAGGAGTGGAGAAAAGGCCCAGGCAGCAAAATTGA AGTACCTCCACCTTCCCAGTTTGATCAGGAAGGAAATACTG AACAATTGGCTGAGGTCATTGACGAGGAAATCTATGATGATGTGGATGTCACTAACTTCCCTCCGACTCCATCTATCAGcag tcTCCCACAAAGTAAAACCAAGGATAAGGCTGAGGACAAAGATCCTAAAAAGCTAAAGAAATttgagaaggaagagaaggattTCAGAAAGAAGTTCAAG CATGATCGGGAGATCCAGGTATTGTATCAGGTGACCATCGTTTCCACCTTGGCCAATAAGAAGTGGAGCAGTAAAGATCTACCGTTGAGACCTGGGGAGACTGTGGATGTCATCGTTGAGCCTGTAGACAACAAGCTCATCTGCAGGAACGAGGAGGGCAAGT ttgGCTACGTCTTGACCAGCCATATTGCAGTAGA AGATTCTGATATCTATGATGACATTGGTGATG ATTGCATCTACGACAACGACTGA
- the fybb gene encoding FYN-binding protein 1 isoform X3: MQNNKSDVKAITARFNTGGNSTEGTSTGRPKAAVHPTLSSGPPIQPKKPVLETSLSGSAASTAPKPNFLKNTVSTKSAPEVRELPKTKAIASMFESAQEDSQPSAKQYPFKPKPPGPEVSHDAEVKIPLPKPPLQKPSLSSTLSGTKPAFPKPPLCVAKPTWGKDRSSKPDDSGGTPNKLPPSIKPISSIAKMRLQTEDSVAGAVDSTIKPFTPSTTLKPTNFRTAQNAFNRGETLSEEGVKEITKLPLTSSDSCPPKPIASKKPSFTKKPLGHTIPVVGLNPSALTSSSSFPKRNPLPNILALGTAPAKPNRPPRVNLEKFKKGTEASTDGPAGFRKGSVPPPPASHPSNHVGPPLPSNPMAPSLPPRPPGAIIQPDPDENYDDVGLMNNPPSQRNEDSESDEMYEDLDERWESSKEQEKKREREEKKRQVEKKEQKERERKEQETRKKFKLTGPLEVIHRAKARVDSKGSKTDLGLKQGESIDIMRVLDNPEGRWLGRSQDGSYGYVKTESVAIDFDTLKRQGGSTPSQMEHEPEVYDDVDFHNNLSSGIKGPGMVLPPPPEEDGDVYDDLDESSFNVRVPPPSQFDQEGNTEQLAEVIDEEIYDDVDVTNFPPTPSISSLPQSKTKDKAEDKDPKKLKKFEKEEKDFRKKFKHDREIQVLYQVTIVSTLANKKWSSKDLPLRPGETVDVIVEPVDNKLICRNEEGKFGYVLTSHIAVEDSDIYDDIGDDCIYDND, translated from the exons ATG CAGAACAACAAGTCTGATGTGAAGGCCATCACGGCTCGCTTCAACACGGGGGGAAACTCCACAGAGGGCACCTCTACAGGACGTCCCAAAGCTGCAGTGCACCCCACCCTGTCCTCTGGACCCCCCATCCAGCCTAAGAAACCTGTCCTGGAGACCAGCCTATCAGGCAGTGCAGCATCCACCGCGCCCAAACCCAACTTCCTCAAGAACACTGTCTCCACCAAGAGTGCTCCAGAAGTTAGGGAATTGCCCAAAACCAAAGCAATCGCTAGTATGTTTGAAAGTGCCCAAGAGGACAGCCAACCCTCTGCCAAACAGTACCCATTTAAACCCAAACCTCCTGGCCCAGAAGTATCCCATGACGCTGAGGTCAAAATTCCTCTGCCAAAACCCCCTCTCCAGAAGCCCTCTCTGAGCTCGACGCTGTCTGGCACCAAGCCTGCCTTCCCCAAACCACCCCTGTGTGTGGCCAAACCCACCTGGGGCAAAGACAGAAGCTCCAAACCTGACGACAGTGGGGGTACGCCGAACAAATTACCCCCTTCCATAAAACCCATCAGCTCCATTGCAAAGATGCGGCTTCAGACAGAGGATAGTGTGGCTGGCGCTGTGGATTCTACAATCAAACCGTTCACACCAAGCACTACCCTCAAGCCCACAAACTTCAGGACTGCTCAGAATGCATTCAATCGAGGAGAGACACTATCTGAGGAAGGAGTAAAAGAAATAACCAAACTCCCCCTCACCTCCAGTGACTCTTGTCCCCCCAAACCTATAGCCAGTAAGAAACCCAGCTTTACTAAGAAGCCACTGGGCCACACCATTCCAGTTGTGGGGTTGAACCCTTCTGCCCTTACCAGTAGCTCTTCTTTCCCCAAAAGGAACCCACTGCCTAATATCCTGGCACTGGGGACTGCCCCAGCCAAACCCAACCGGCCTCCTAGGGTCAACTTGGAAAAGTTCAAGAAGGGCACAGAGGCTAGTACCGATG GTCCTGCTGGGTTTAGAAAGGGGAGTGTTCCCCCACCTCCTGCCTCTCACCCCAGTAACCATGTGGGCCCACCCCTGCCCTCTAACCCCATGGCCCCTAGCCTGCCACCGCGACCACCAGGAGCCAT AATCCAACCTGATCCAGATGAGAACTATGATGATGTGGGGTTAATGAACAATCCTCCCAGTCAAAGGAATGAG GACAGTGAAAGTGATGAAATGTATGAAGATCTTGATGAAAGATG GGAATCGTCAAAGGAACAAGAGAaaaagcgagagagggaggagaaaaaacGACAGGTGGAAAAGAAAGAACAGAAAGAACGCGAGAGGAAAGAACAGGAGACCAGAAAGAAATTCAAA CTGACTGGTCCACTGGAGGTCATCCACAGGGCCAAGGCCAGAGTGGACAGTAAAGGGAGCAAGACGGACCTGGGGCTGAAGCAGGGAGAGTCTATTGACATCATGCGTGTTTTGGACAACCCAGAGGGCCGCTGGCTGGGAAGGTCACAGGATGGCTCCT ATGGCTATGTGAAGACGGAGTCCGTTGCGATTGACTTTGACACTCTGAAGCGTCAGGGTGGGTCTACACCCAGTCAGATGGAACACGAACCGGAGGTATATGATGACGTGGACTTTCATAATAACCTCAGCAG TGGGATCAAGGGTCCAGGAA TGGTTCTTCCTCCACCACCTGAGGAGGATGGGGACGTatatgatgatctggacgagtCAAGCTTCAACGTCAG AGTACCTCCACCTTCCCAGTTTGATCAGGAAGGAAATACTG AACAATTGGCTGAGGTCATTGACGAGGAAATCTATGATGATGTGGATGTCACTAACTTCCCTCCGACTCCATCTATCAGcag tcTCCCACAAAGTAAAACCAAGGATAAGGCTGAGGACAAAGATCCTAAAAAGCTAAAGAAATttgagaaggaagagaaggattTCAGAAAGAAGTTCAAG CATGATCGGGAGATCCAGGTATTGTATCAGGTGACCATCGTTTCCACCTTGGCCAATAAGAAGTGGAGCAGTAAAGATCTACCGTTGAGACCTGGGGAGACTGTGGATGTCATCGTTGAGCCTGTAGACAACAAGCTCATCTGCAGGAACGAGGAGGGCAAGT ttgGCTACGTCTTGACCAGCCATATTGCAGTAGA AGATTCTGATATCTATGATGACATTGGTGATG ATTGCATCTACGACAACGACTGA